Proteins encoded in a region of the Bacillus sp. T3 genome:
- a CDS encoding cation diffusion facilitator family transporter: MEHTAERNNFFALVKKGNKSSAIAMVGNAVIAATKGIAAGLSGSGAMFASAMHSLADAVNQGFVFVGSILSEKKPTQRFPTGFGRVINLFCMIAVIVVTIMAYETVKEGWHLVHHPADVHGGLWLNIAVLLINLAIDGAILLKAMKEINVEASAKAKGLGIFFGAFKNVRRAAPATRLVFYEDLVAVSGALLALIAVVITALTNFDALDGLTTILIGLLMFGVGFRVGFDNMVGLIGVAAPKDIEEKVVKMILNDADVTDINKIRITQEGRYYHVEGYVELRPGLSLAVADDIKFRIRDHLLTDQDIADVTIGIIEDNGVKDWPPLYRDEVLE; the protein is encoded by the coding sequence GTGGAACATACTGCAGAAAGAAACAATTTCTTTGCATTAGTAAAGAAAGGGAATAAATCCTCAGCAATTGCGATGGTAGGAAATGCAGTAATCGCAGCAACGAAAGGAATCGCCGCTGGCTTAAGTGGAAGTGGGGCAATGTTTGCGTCTGCAATGCACTCTCTGGCTGACGCGGTTAATCAAGGGTTTGTATTTGTCGGGAGTATTTTATCAGAAAAAAAGCCTACTCAGCGCTTCCCAACAGGTTTTGGTCGAGTGATTAATCTATTTTGCATGATTGCCGTGATTGTTGTAACGATTATGGCTTATGAGACCGTTAAGGAAGGCTGGCATTTAGTCCATCATCCCGCTGATGTTCACGGAGGATTATGGCTTAATATTGCCGTCCTGCTTATTAACCTTGCGATCGACGGGGCGATTTTACTCAAAGCGATGAAAGAAATTAATGTTGAAGCAAGTGCCAAAGCAAAAGGTTTAGGGATTTTTTTCGGTGCCTTTAAAAATGTAAGGCGTGCTGCTCCAGCAACGAGATTGGTGTTTTACGAAGATTTAGTTGCCGTTTCGGGCGCATTGTTAGCGTTGATCGCGGTCGTGATAACGGCCCTTACCAATTTCGATGCATTAGATGGGCTTACGACGATCCTAATTGGCTTACTGATGTTTGGCGTTGGATTTCGAGTTGGCTTTGACAATATGGTTGGCTTGATTGGTGTAGCGGCACCAAAGGATATCGAGGAAAAGGTCGTCAAGATGATTTTAAATGATGCCGATGTAACCGACATAAACAAGATTCGAATAACTCAAGAAGGACGTTATTACCATGTCGAAGGATACGTTGAGTTACGACCGGGACTATCCTTGGCTGTAGCCGATGACATCAAATTCCGGATTCGGGATCATCTGCTGACTGATCAGGATATTGCAGATGTTACAATAGGGATTATCGAAGACAATGGTGTGAAGGATTGGCCTCCATTGTATCGTGATGAGGTACTTGAATAG
- a CDS encoding DoxX family protein, with the protein MVSFLRESLTAAIILAVIRIYMGYQWLTAGWGKLTGGFDATGFLKYSVANPVKGPDGGVVYGWYVNFLENFAIPNVGIFNTIVPLGEFLIGLGLILGCLTTAAAFFGLVMNFSFFLAGTVSHNPTDIFFGTIILFSGYNAGRYGLDRWIIPFFRRTMFRKGDEYSPKTT; encoded by the coding sequence ATGGTAAGCTTTTTGAGGGAAAGTTTAACTGCAGCAATCATCTTAGCAGTAATTCGAATATACATGGGCTATCAGTGGCTAACCGCTGGCTGGGGCAAATTGACAGGGGGCTTTGATGCAACTGGATTTTTAAAGTATTCCGTTGCCAATCCAGTCAAAGGCCCTGATGGTGGCGTTGTTTATGGGTGGTATGTGAACTTCCTAGAAAATTTCGCCATCCCAAATGTCGGGATTTTCAACACAATTGTACCACTTGGGGAGTTTTTAATCGGACTAGGCTTAATTCTCGGTTGTTTAACAACGGCTGCAGCCTTTTTCGGGTTAGTGATGAACTTCTCATTTTTCCTTGCAGGGACTGTTTCCCATAATCCAACAGACATTTTCTTTGGAACAATTATCCTGTTCTCCGGCTATAATGCAGGCCGTTACGGTTTAGATCGTTGGATTATTCCATTCTTTCGCAGAACCATGTTTAGAAAAGGCGATGAATACTCGCCAAAAACGACTTAA
- a CDS encoding c-type cytochrome, producing the protein MDNISKYIKLTVLAMISFLFILTGCGGNEESAEHDTSKTEEHADEATDQDLETKLAGGKLGSDSLAFVGGGSSNKIWVIDAKYHKMLTAIDVGGPKLERTQQNYPNLHDTHAVTFTKDFKLMFTVDWFNYDEPSYAIAMDPKTYKELWRVPVGKGGHHSALSPDDKYLYVANQYGDTISVIDVQAKQKIKDIPTGKGTDYISPSMYWDGKVIDSPYLFASIDQEDKVAVLDWKKNEIIKNIPVGGSLHGVNLTPDAKQVWVAVGGAKKVVVIDAKTLEITKEIKFEGGPIHISFTPDGKSALVTTGGNQIYRIDTKTYKIKWNSTGTTIPAHTGVSPDGKELWTLNHGMDKRYGYQLGGEVVSGVQVWDIENGELITEIPAEGIPHEIQFVPFSALGGSDLTSEEIHSGGSHSVAEAGEKLYQKSCLSCHGENLEGKAGPSLKVIGGKLSEKEILSIIKNGKGMMPSGLVSDAEAKILASWLAEKK; encoded by the coding sequence TTGGATAATATTAGTAAATACATAAAACTAACAGTTCTAGCAATGATTTCCTTTCTGTTTATCCTTACGGGGTGCGGTGGGAATGAAGAGTCAGCAGAACATGATACAAGTAAAACGGAGGAGCATGCTGACGAAGCAACTGATCAGGATCTTGAAACAAAACTTGCAGGTGGAAAGCTGGGGAGTGATAGTCTAGCTTTTGTCGGTGGAGGTTCAAGTAACAAAATTTGGGTGATTGATGCAAAATATCATAAGATGTTAACCGCAATCGATGTTGGAGGCCCGAAACTGGAGCGTACTCAGCAAAATTATCCAAACCTTCATGACACTCATGCTGTTACCTTCACAAAAGATTTCAAGCTTATGTTCACAGTAGATTGGTTCAATTATGATGAACCATCTTATGCCATTGCAATGGATCCTAAAACATACAAGGAATTGTGGCGTGTTCCAGTCGGCAAAGGCGGACACCATTCTGCGCTTTCCCCAGATGATAAGTATCTTTATGTAGCCAATCAGTATGGCGACACAATTTCAGTGATCGATGTCCAAGCAAAGCAAAAAATAAAAGACATTCCAACTGGGAAAGGAACCGATTATATTTCTCCTTCTATGTACTGGGATGGTAAAGTAATCGATTCACCGTACCTGTTTGCTAGTATTGATCAAGAAGATAAAGTAGCGGTACTTGATTGGAAGAAGAATGAAATTATTAAAAATATCCCTGTTGGCGGTAGCCTACATGGCGTAAACCTAACTCCGGATGCTAAGCAGGTTTGGGTTGCAGTTGGCGGTGCTAAGAAGGTCGTTGTTATTGACGCTAAAACGTTAGAAATCACCAAGGAAATTAAATTTGAAGGCGGGCCAATTCATATCTCATTCACACCTGATGGAAAGTCTGCCTTAGTAACGACCGGCGGCAATCAAATTTATAGAATAGACACGAAGACTTATAAAATAAAATGGAATTCAACTGGAACAACGATTCCTGCTCACACTGGTGTAAGTCCTGATGGAAAAGAATTATGGACGTTAAACCACGGAATGGACAAGCGTTATGGTTATCAACTCGGTGGTGAGGTGGTAAGCGGCGTCCAGGTATGGGATATTGAAAATGGAGAGTTAATTACTGAAATACCAGCCGAGGGAATTCCGCATGAAATTCAATTCGTACCATTTTCGGCCTTAGGTGGTTCAGATTTAACAAGTGAAGAAATTCATTCTGGCGGATCGCATTCAGTTGCAGAAGCCGGCGAAAAGCTTTATCAGAAGAGCTGTTTAAGTTGTCATGGAGAGAATCTTGAAGGCAAGGCAGGCCCAAGTCTTAAGGTGATTGGTGGCAAGTTATCTGAGAAAGAAATCCTGTCTATTATTAAAAATGGTAAAGGGATGATGCCGAGTGGCTTAGTTTCCGATGCCGAAGCAAAAATTCTTGCGAGCTGGTTAGCTGAGAAGAAATAG
- the lptM gene encoding LPS translocon maturation chaperone LptM: MRNKFWLILSLLLAIVLSGCGNDGPIVLPDDQGKDVSFEKMEEPALVFFFTGNT, translated from the coding sequence ATGCGAAATAAATTTTGGCTCATACTCTCATTATTATTGGCCATTGTCCTATCCGGATGCGGAAATGATGGTCCGATCGTACTCCCAGATGATCAGGGAAAAGATGTATCATTTGAAAAAATGGAAGAACCGGCATTAGTATTTTTCTTTACCGGGAACACCTGA
- a CDS encoding PDZ domain-containing protein, whose protein sequence is MAQDWLVEFLIGTGKLFLHPLFYVMFLISAYLGVSRVKRERKNFHVRVENAYFELRQLLPYGLLIGLCLSIFIVAAGVVIPFGAIVLIAAASFLFLLTTKIRFVSPAYTLGIALIAMFLIHWQNWTIPFIETKNFNGQAFPAVAILLGLLIIAEGILILWNGKKGTSPMLIKGKRGAGVGAHEVKRLWMVPLFLLIPGDVLQLPFSWWPTFAVGGETFSLLLVPFGIGIHQQIQAVLPAIAMKTHGKQVVILGVVIAFLAGGAYFMPVASIAVAMIAIVSREIIVWRLRIREQNLPFYFSKQNHGLMILGILLDSPASKMALKVGEIISKVNGQTVTDETEFYEALQRNRAHCKLEVYDVNQEVRFVQRALYEGDHHELGILFVQDEKKKDYQAG, encoded by the coding sequence GTGGCGCAAGATTGGCTAGTTGAATTTCTAATCGGGACGGGAAAATTGTTTCTTCATCCTTTGTTTTATGTAATGTTTTTAATTTCTGCATACTTAGGTGTTAGCCGGGTTAAGCGCGAGCGAAAGAATTTTCATGTCCGCGTTGAAAATGCCTATTTTGAGCTGCGGCAGCTCCTTCCGTATGGCTTATTAATTGGGTTATGTCTGTCTATTTTCATTGTAGCGGCAGGAGTCGTCATTCCTTTTGGAGCCATTGTGCTTATAGCGGCAGCATCATTCTTATTTTTATTAACAACAAAAATTCGCTTCGTATCACCAGCTTATACATTGGGCATTGCGCTCATTGCTATGTTCTTAATACATTGGCAAAATTGGACCATTCCATTCATTGAAACAAAGAATTTCAATGGCCAAGCATTTCCAGCTGTAGCAATCCTACTTGGTTTATTGATTATTGCCGAGGGAATTCTGATTCTTTGGAATGGTAAAAAGGGCACCTCGCCGATGTTGATTAAAGGAAAGCGCGGAGCAGGTGTTGGTGCACATGAGGTGAAAAGATTGTGGATGGTTCCGCTCTTTCTCCTTATTCCTGGAGACGTTCTGCAGCTTCCATTTAGCTGGTGGCCGACATTTGCTGTGGGTGGCGAAACGTTTTCACTCTTACTCGTCCCATTTGGCATCGGAATTCATCAGCAAATTCAAGCTGTTTTACCTGCAATCGCGATGAAAACACATGGTAAACAGGTTGTCATTCTTGGAGTCGTGATCGCGTTTCTAGCTGGCGGAGCTTACTTTATGCCAGTTGCGTCGATTGCTGTTGCTATGATAGCGATCGTAAGCCGTGAAATCATCGTTTGGAGACTGCGAATCCGTGAACAGAATTTACCGTTTTATTTTTCAAAACAAAATCATGGTCTGATGATTTTAGGGATATTGCTTGATTCACCAGCTAGTAAAATGGCTCTTAAAGTTGGCGAAATCATTTCGAAGGTAAACGGCCAAACTGTCACGGACGAAACGGAATTCTATGAGGCATTACAACGAAATCGGGCTCATTGCAAGCTTGAGGTATATGACGTGAATCAGGAAGTGCGTTTTGTCCAGCGTGCGTTATATGAAGGCGATCATCATGAACTTGGCATTCTGTTTGTCCAGGACGAAAAAAAGAAGGATTACCAAGCGGGTTAA
- the galE gene encoding UDP-glucose 4-epimerase GalE has protein sequence MAILVTGGAGYIGSHTVVELLNHGEEVIVIDNLQTGHEKAITGGTFYKGDLHDREFLDRVFHNHNIEAVIHFAASSLVGESVQKPLAYYDNNLIASHTLVSAMIDHNVKKIVFSSTAATYGEPKQIPIQEQDPTQPTNPYGETKLAMEKMFRWCDGADGLKSISLRYFNAAGAHPDGIIGEDHDPETHLIPIILQVALGQREAIGIYGDDYPTEDGTCIRDYIHVMDLANAHWLALEYLRKNETSDVFNLGNGKGFSVKQVIETARSVTGHEIPEIISPRRAGDPAVLIATSEKAQTVLGWKPKYNELETIIETAWNWHQVNPQGYGDK, from the coding sequence ATGGCAATTTTAGTTACAGGCGGCGCAGGTTACATAGGAAGTCACACAGTCGTTGAGCTATTAAATCACGGAGAAGAAGTGATTGTGATTGATAATCTGCAAACAGGCCACGAGAAAGCGATAACGGGTGGGACGTTTTATAAAGGGGATTTGCATGATCGCGAATTTCTCGATCGTGTTTTTCATAACCACAACATCGAAGCGGTTATTCATTTTGCAGCGAGTTCATTAGTTGGTGAAAGTGTTCAAAAACCGCTTGCCTATTACGATAATAATCTAATTGCTTCACATACATTGGTTTCAGCAATGATCGATCATAATGTGAAGAAAATTGTATTCTCATCGACTGCAGCTACATACGGGGAACCGAAGCAGATTCCGATTCAGGAACAGGATCCAACGCAACCGACCAATCCATATGGGGAAACGAAGCTGGCGATGGAGAAGATGTTCCGTTGGTGCGATGGTGCAGACGGTCTGAAATCAATCTCGCTTCGATATTTTAATGCAGCCGGTGCACATCCAGATGGCATCATCGGTGAGGATCATGATCCAGAGACGCATTTGATTCCAATCATTTTGCAGGTTGCATTAGGTCAAAGGGAGGCAATCGGCATTTATGGTGATGATTACCCTACTGAAGATGGAACCTGCATCCGCGATTACATCCATGTAATGGACCTTGCTAATGCTCACTGGCTTGCGCTTGAGTATTTACGCAAAAATGAGACGAGCGACGTATTCAATCTCGGAAATGGCAAAGGCTTTTCAGTTAAGCAGGTTATTGAAACAGCGAGAAGTGTTACTGGCCATGAAATCCCTGAAATCATCAGCCCAAGACGAGCAGGTGATCCAGCTGTATTGATTGCGACATCTGAGAAAGCACAAACTGTTCTTGGTTGGAAACCAAAATACAACGAACTTGAAACGATTATTGAAACAGCGTGGAACTGGCATCAAGTAAATCCACAAGGGTATGGAGATAAATAA
- a CDS encoding cation diffusion facilitator family transporter yields the protein MGHHHHGHSHEHGHHHHHSGNKQALLWSFILIATFMVVEVIGGIVTNSLALLSDAGHMLSDAAALGLSFYAIILGTKKATISKTFGYKRFEIIAAALNGLTLILIAGYIFIEAYQRFQNPPDVSSMGMLSVSVLGLIVNIAAAFILMRGDKDENLNVRSAFLHVIGDMLGSVGAIIAALLIYFFNWGIADPIASVIVAFLIIVSGFRVTKDSFHILMEGAPTNIESEKVKSSLMTIPCVNDVHDLHVWSITSGMPMLTCHISISDDVSHDSVLSKAQSLLHDEFGIDHSTIQVEQEAIGCASPHGTCN from the coding sequence ATGGGGCATCATCACCACGGTCACTCCCATGAACATGGTCATCACCATCATCATTCTGGGAATAAGCAAGCGTTATTATGGTCGTTTATCCTAATTGCTACGTTCATGGTCGTAGAAGTCATTGGAGGAATTGTTACAAACAGCTTGGCGCTATTGTCTGATGCGGGGCATATGTTAAGCGATGCTGCGGCATTAGGGTTAAGCTTTTATGCCATCATATTAGGGACAAAGAAAGCGACAATTAGCAAAACCTTCGGGTACAAACGGTTCGAAATTATTGCTGCCGCTCTAAATGGACTGACATTAATCCTTATTGCTGGTTATATTTTTATTGAGGCCTATCAGCGATTCCAAAACCCGCCTGACGTATCAAGTATGGGAATGCTCTCTGTTTCTGTGCTTGGACTAATTGTTAATATCGCGGCTGCCTTCATTCTAATGCGGGGCGACAAAGATGAAAATCTAAATGTTCGCAGTGCTTTTCTTCATGTAATTGGCGATATGCTCGGTTCCGTTGGCGCCATTATCGCCGCATTATTGATTTATTTTTTCAATTGGGGAATAGCTGATCCAATAGCAAGCGTAATCGTGGCATTTTTGATCATCGTCAGCGGTTTCCGGGTTACGAAAGACTCTTTCCATATTTTAATGGAAGGTGCACCGACTAATATTGAATCAGAAAAAGTAAAAAGTTCGCTTATGACGATACCTTGTGTAAACGATGTTCATGATTTGCACGTTTGGTCGATTACCTCTGGTATGCCGATGCTAACCTGCCATATATCGATATCGGATGATGTGAGTCATGATTCAGTCCTAAGCAAGGCGCAATCGCTGCTTCATGATGAGTTTGGGATTGACCATAGTACTATCCAAGTCGAACAAGAAGCAATCGGTTGCGCAAGTCCGCACGGTACGTGTAACTAA